A segment of the Streptomyces sp. ITFR-21 genome:
GGCCCGCGTCACCCGTACCTGCGACCGCGTCACCGGCGCCCTGCTGGCGGACGGCACCGAGGTCGCCGCCGAGCGCACGGTGCTGGCCGCGGGCAGCGAGAGCGGCCGGATCGCCGGGCTCCCGGAGGACGTGCTGCCGCCGGTCCGGCCGGTCAAGGGCCAGATCCTGCGGCTGCGGATTCCGGCCGCGCACGCGCCGTTCCTGTCCCGTACGGTACGGGCGGTGGTCCGCGGCAGCCATGTCTATCTGGTGCCGCGCGAGAACGGCGAGCTGGTGCTGGGCGCGACCAGCGAGGAGTTCGGCTGGGACACCACGGTCACCGCCGGCGGCGTCTACGAACTTTTGCGGGACGCGCACGAGTTGGTGCCGGGTATCACCGAACTGCCGCTCACCGAGACGCTCGCCGGCCTGCGTCCGGGCTCCCCGGACAACGCGCCGCTGCTCGGCGCCACCGCCCTGGAGGGCCTGCTGCTGGCCACCGGGCACCACCGCAACGGGGTACTGCTCACCCCGGTGACCGGCGACGTCATGGCCGAGGTGCTGGTCTCCGGTGAACTCCCGGACTACGCGCGGCCGTTCGCGGCGGCCCGGTTCGTACGCGAGGGGCAGCCGGCATGACGATCACCGTGCTGCTCAACGGCGAGGAGCGGCGACTGGCCGCGCCCTGCGGCCTGGACGCCCTGGTGGCCACCCTCACCGCCGCGCGCTCGGGGGTGGCCGCCGCGCTCAACGAGACGGTGGTGCCGCGCACCCGCTGGGCGGCCACGGAGCTGTCCGACGGCGACCGGGTGGAGATCCTGACCGCGGTACAGGGGGGCTGAGCGATGACCGCCGACACCCGGCCGGACGGCGTTCCGGACGCCGCCCCGCGACGGGCGCGACTCCCGCGAGCGGCGGAGGAAAGGGGATCCGCCACGCTCGCGTCCATCACGACCACGTCCACCACGCTCGCGCGGCCCGTCGACCCGCTGCGGATCGGCGACGCGGTGTTCTCCTCGCGGCTGATCATGGGCACCGGCGGAGCGCCCAGTCTGGAGGTGCTGGAGCAGGCGCTGCTGGCGTCGGGCACCGAGCTGACCACGGTGGCGATGCGGCGGCTCGACCCGGCGACGAAGGGCTCCGTGCTGTCCGTACTGGCCCGGCACGGCATCCGGGCGCTGCCGAACACGGCGGGCTGCTACACCGCGGGTGAGGCCGTACTGACCGCGCGGCTGGCGCGGGAGGCGCTCGGCACGGACTGGGTGAAGCTCGAAGTCATCGCGGACGAGCACACGTTGCTGCCCGATCCGGTGGAACTCCTGGAGGCGGCGGAGACGTTGGTGGACGACGGCTTCACGGTGCTGCCCTACACCAGTGACGACCCGGTGCTGGCGCGGAAGCTGGAGGACGTCGGCTGTGCGGCGGTCATGCCGCTCGGGTCGCCGATCGGGTCCGGCCTCGGCATCCGCAATCCGCACAACTTCCAGCTCATCACCGAGCGGGCCGGCGTCCCGGTGATCCTGGACGCGGGCGCGGGCACGGCCTCCGACGCGGCTCAGGCGATGGAGCTCGGCTGCGCGGCGGTGATGCTGGCCTCCGCCGTCACCCGGGCCCGGCACCCCGCCCTGATGGCCGCCGCCATGCGCGACGCGGTCACCGCCGGCCGCCTCGCCCACCGCGCCGGCCGCATCCCCCGCCGTCACCACGCCCTCCCCTCCTCCCCGGCCGCGGGCACGGCGTCCTTCGACCCGGAGGCTCCCGCTTTCTGAGCCGTGCCCGCGGCCGGGCGGCGCCGTCCGCGCCGCGCTCCCGCCGGCCGGCCCGCGGGAGCGCGGCGCGGCGGCCTGCCGGGGTCACGGAACGGTAGCGGTACGCAACGGGCCGGACACAGTGGCGGGCGGGGCCCGGGGGCGGGCGGGGCGGGCTCGTAGAATCGGGCTTCGTGGACACCACCGTGCATGACCCGCTTGTGGGACACCTGCTCGACGGGCGTTACCGGGTCGAGGGCCGTATCGCGGTCGGCGGGATGTCCACGGTCTACCGGGCCGTGGACACCCGCCTGGACCGGGTGCTCGCGCTGAAGGTGATGCACCCCGGGCTGGCGGCGGACACGGAGTTCGTGGAGCGGTTCATCCGGGAGGCGAAGGCGGTCGCACGGCTGGCGCACCCGAACGTGGTGGGGGTCTACGACCAGGGCACCGACGGCACGTATGTGTACCTGGCCATGGAGTACGTGGCCGGCTGCACGCTGCGGGACGTGCTGCGCGGGCGCGGCGCGCTCGCACCGCGCGCGGCGCTGGACGTCCTGGAGCCGGTGCTGGCCGCGCTGGGCGCCGCACACCGGGCGCACCTGGTGCACCGGGACATGAAGCCGGAGAACGTGCTGATAGGGGACGACGGCCGGGTCAAGGTCGCCGACTTCGGCCTGGTCAGGTCGGTGGACACGCAGACCGACGTGACCGGCGCGGGCGCCCTGATGGGCACCGTGTCGTACCTGGCGCCGGAGCAGATCGAGTACGGCACCGTCGACCAGCGCACCGACGTGTACGCCTGCGGTGTGGTTTTCTACGAGATGCTGGCCGGCCGCAAGCCGCGCGGCGGCGGCACCCCGGTGCAGGTGATCTTCCAGCACCTCAAGGAGCCGATGCCGGCCCCCTCCGCGGCCGTCCCGGGCCTGGCGCCCGCGCTGGACGCGCTGGTGGCCAGGGCCTGCGCCCGCGACCCGCGGGAGCGGCCGGCCGACGCGGTGGAGCTGCTCGCCGAGGTGCGGGCGGTGCGGGACGCGCTCACCGCCGAGCAGCTGGACGGGCCGGCGGCCGACACCGTACCGGCGCTGCCGCGCGTCCCGGCCGGTTCCGAGGAGCCGACCGGCGTCGTACCGCTCCCCGCCGCGACCCCGCCCTACGGCACCGCCGCGGACGACCTCCCCGGCGCCACCCCGCCCTACGGCACCGCCGCGGACGCCGCCGACGGGCTCGACCGGACGAGTCGGCTGGCGATGCCGCTGCCGCAGGAGCCGGGGCCAGGACGGGCACGCCGGCGAGGGGCGGGCAGGCGCGGGCCGCTCGCGGTGGTGCTGGTGCTGCTCGCCCTGCTGGGCGTCGGCGCGGGCTTCTGGTACGTCGGCGACGGCCGGTTCACCGAGGTCCCCGGCGTGCTGGGGCTGCCGCAGGCCACGGCCCGGCAGAAGCTGTCGGCGGCCGGCCTGGACAGCAGCGTGCGGCAGGACTTCTCGCTGACCGTGCCGCGCGGCAGCGTGATCGGCACCGACCCGGCGCCGGGCCGGCGGGTGCGGAGCAACGGCACGGTGACCCTGACCGTCTCCAAGGGCCCCGGGCAGGTGCGGGTGCCCACCGTACGGGGCCGTTCGCTCACCGCGGCCCGGCAGGAGCTCAAGGCCGCGGGGCTGGCCCCCGGCACCGTCACCCGTGCGTTCAGCGACGACGTGCCCGGCGGCCAGGTGATCTCCACCGACCCGGCGGGCGGCCGGGACCTCGCTCCCGGCACCCCGGTGGCCCTCAGGGTCTCGCGCGGTGCGCCGGTGGACCTGCCGGACGTGGTCGGCGACCCGGTGACCGACGCCCGGGAGCAGTTGGAGGACGCCGGGCTGAAAGTGGTGCTCGCCCAGGACGAGGTCTACTCCGACGAGGCGGACAAGGACACCGTGGCCCGGGTCTCCCCGTCGGACGGCCTCGGCACCGGGGACACCGTGACGATCACCGTCTCCAAGGGCCGGCAGGAGTTCGACGTGCCCGACGTGAAGGGCAGGAGCGAGACCGACGCCAAGCGGATCCTGTCGGCGGCGGGCTTCGGCACCCGGGTGATCCCCATCTTCTTCGGCGACACCGTCTTCAGCCAGTCCCCGGGCGGCGGCAGCCGGGCCGCCAAGGGCGCCACCATCACGCTGTGGGTGCGCTGAGCCGGGCCGGCCACCCGGTCCGGCCGTGGCCGGGAGCGGCCGGTCCGGTCTGGTCCGGCCGGTCCGGCCTGGTCCGGCTCGTCCTTTCCCGCGCCGTCCGGGGCCGGGCGGGTGGTGGCGGTAAGCCCGCGCTTACTGGATCACGCCCGGCGGCGGTGCAAGGATGCGGGCGACAGCCGAGCCAACCGGAAGGACGGCGTTGCCATGCAGGGCGACCCCGAGGTCATCGAGTTCCTCAACGAACAGCTGACCGCCGAACTGACCGCGATCAACCAGTACTTCCTGCACGCGAAGATGCAGGAGAACTTCGGCTGGCTCAAGCTCGCGAAATACACCCGCTCGGAGTCGTTCGACGAGATGCGGCACGCGGAGCTGATCACCGACCGGATCCTGCTGCTGGAGGGGCTGCCGAACTACCAGCGGCTGTTCCATGTCCGGGTCGGCCAGACGGTCACCGAGATGTTCCAGGCCGACAAGCAGGTGGAGGTCGAGGCGATCGACCGGCTGCGGCGCGGGATCGAGCTGATGCGGGCCAAGAGCGACATCACCTCGGCCAACATCTTCGAGTCGATCCTGGCCGACGAGGAGCACCACATCGACTACCTGGACACACAGCTGGACCTGATCGAGAAGCTGGGCGAGCCGCTGTACATCGCCCAGCAGATCGAGCAGCCCAGCAGCGTCGACTGACCGGCCGGCCGACGGCCGCGGCCGTCGGCCTGTCCCCTCGTCGCCTGTCGGACGTCTGCGGGCGGCTCAGGCCGCCCGTACGTCTCCGGCCTCGGCCATGGCGGCGGGGACGACGGGGACGGCGGGCCGCACCACGGCGGGCGCGGCGGCCGGGGTGGCCGCGCGGCCGGCGCCGCGGCCGAGTACGGCCTGGATGCGCTTGACGCAGGAGCCGCAGTCGGTGCCGGCCTTGCAGGCGGAGGCGATCTGCCGCGGGGTGCGGCGGCCGTCGTCGGCGTGCTGCCTGACCTGCTGTTCGGTGATGCCGAAGCAGGAGCAGATGTACACGCCGGTCACCGCCCGTCCAGACCCGGAGGAACTGAGGTCAGGCTTACCTTACCTAAGACCCGGGGTGGAGAAAAGCGGCGAGGGGCACGGATCGGTGTGATCCGCGCCCCTCGCCGCGCCGCCGGGCCGGGCGGGCGCCGCCGCTACTGCCCCCGGTACATCTCCGCCACCAGGAACGCCAGGTCCAGCGACTGGCTGCGGTTCAGCCGCGGATCGCAGGCCGTCTCGTAGCGCTGGTGCAGGTCGTCCACGAAGATCTCGTCGCCGCCGCCCACGCACTCGGTCACGTCGTCGCCGGTCAGCTCGACGTGGATGCCGCCGGGGTGGGTGCCCAGGCCGTGGTGGACCTCGAAGAAGCCCTTCACCTCGTCCAGGACGTCGTCGAAGCGCCGGGTCTTGTGGCCGGAGGCCGCCTCGAAGGTGTTGCCGTGCATGGGGTCGCAGACCCAGGCCACCTCCGCGCCGGAGGCGGTGACCTTCTCCACCAGCGTCGGCAGCTTGTCCCGGACCTTGTCCGCGCCCATCCGCACCACGAAGGTCAGCCGGCCGGGCTCCCGGTCCGGGTCGAGGCGGTCGATGTAGCTGAGCGCCTCCTCCGGGGTGGTGCCGGGGCCGAGCTTCACACCGATCGGGTTGCGGATCCGCGCGGCGAACTCGATGTGCGCCCCGTCCAGCTGCCGGGTGCGCTCGCCGATCCACACCATGTGCGCGGAGACGTCGTAGAGGCTGCCGGTCCGCGAGTCGGTACGGGTCAGCGCCGACTCGTAGTCCAGCAGCAGCGCCTCGTGGGAGGCGTAGAACTCCACGGTCTTGAACTCGGCGGGGTCGATGCCGCACGCCGACATGAAGTTCAGCGCGTTGTCGATCTCGCGGGCCAGCGCCTCGTAGCGCTGTCCGGACGGCGAGGACTTGACGAAGTCCTGGTTCCAGGCGTGCACCTGGCGCAGGTCGGCGTACCCGCCGGTGGTGAAGGCCCGCACCAGGTTCAGGGTGGAGGCCGACGCGTGGTACATCCGCTTGAGCCGCTCCGGGTCCGGAACACGGGCCTGGGGGGTGAACGAGAAGCCGTTCACCGAGTCGCCGCGGTAGGTCGGCAGCGTCACCCCGTCGCGGGTCTCGGTCGGCTTGGAACGCGGCTTGCTGTACTGGCCGGCGATCCGTCCGACCTTGACCA
Coding sequences within it:
- the pknB gene encoding Stk1 family PASTA domain-containing Ser/Thr kinase — its product is MDTTVHDPLVGHLLDGRYRVEGRIAVGGMSTVYRAVDTRLDRVLALKVMHPGLAADTEFVERFIREAKAVARLAHPNVVGVYDQGTDGTYVYLAMEYVAGCTLRDVLRGRGALAPRAALDVLEPVLAALGAAHRAHLVHRDMKPENVLIGDDGRVKVADFGLVRSVDTQTDVTGAGALMGTVSYLAPEQIEYGTVDQRTDVYACGVVFYEMLAGRKPRGGGTPVQVIFQHLKEPMPAPSAAVPGLAPALDALVARACARDPRERPADAVELLAEVRAVRDALTAEQLDGPAADTVPALPRVPAGSEEPTGVVPLPAATPPYGTAADDLPGATPPYGTAADAADGLDRTSRLAMPLPQEPGPGRARRRGAGRRGPLAVVLVLLALLGVGAGFWYVGDGRFTEVPGVLGLPQATARQKLSAAGLDSSVRQDFSLTVPRGSVIGTDPAPGRRVRSNGTVTLTVSKGPGQVRVPTVRGRSLTAARQELKAAGLAPGTVTRAFSDDVPGGQVISTDPAGGRDLAPGTPVALRVSRGAPVDLPDVVGDPVTDAREQLEDAGLKVVLAQDEVYSDEADKDTVARVSPSDGLGTGDTVTITVSKGRQEFDVPDVKGRSETDAKRILSAAGFGTRVIPIFFGDTVFSQSPGGGSRAAKGATITLWVR
- the thiO gene encoding glycine oxidase ThiO, with the protein product MMPTSPNGARGHDVLVVGGGLIGLVTAWRAAQRGLATALADPLPGGGAAHAAAGMLAAVTELRYGEQTLLDLNLASAARYPAFAAELTDLTGLGTGYRPCGTLAVALDADDRADLRDLHAFQTSLGLESQWLSGRDCRRLEPLLAPGVRGGLRVDGDHQVDPRRLAAALLRAAELAGVTFLRSAVARVTRTCDRVTGALLADGTEVAAERTVLAAGSESGRIAGLPEDVLPPVRPVKGQILRLRIPAAHAPFLSRTVRAVVRGSHVYLVPRENGELVLGATSEEFGWDTTVTAGGVYELLRDAHELVPGITELPLTETLAGLRPGSPDNAPLLGATALEGLLLATGHHRNGVLLTPVTGDVMAEVLVSGELPDYARPFAAARFVREGQPA
- a CDS encoding class II 3-deoxy-7-phosphoheptulonate synthase, producing MTVNAELHAGGNTWHSLPAAQQPEWPDPEALRDVIADLASYPPLVFAGECDQLRTRMGAVARGEAFLLQGGDCAEAFDAVSADQIRSKVKTLLQMGAVLTYAASVPVVKVGRIAGQYSKPRSKPTETRDGVTLPTYRGDSVNGFSFTPQARVPDPERLKRMYHASASTLNLVRAFTTGGYADLRQVHAWNQDFVKSSPSGQRYEALAREIDNALNFMSACGIDPAEFKTVEFYASHEALLLDYESALTRTDSRTGSLYDVSAHMVWIGERTRQLDGAHIEFAARIRNPIGVKLGPGTTPEEALSYIDRLDPDREPGRLTFVVRMGADKVRDKLPTLVEKVTASGAEVAWVCDPMHGNTFEAASGHKTRRFDDVLDEVKGFFEVHHGLGTHPGGIHVELTGDDVTECVGGGDEIFVDDLHQRYETACDPRLNRSQSLDLAFLVAEMYRGQ
- the bfr gene encoding bacterioferritin, with amino-acid sequence MQGDPEVIEFLNEQLTAELTAINQYFLHAKMQENFGWLKLAKYTRSESFDEMRHAELITDRILLLEGLPNYQRLFHVRVGQTVTEMFQADKQVEVEAIDRLRRGIELMRAKSDITSANIFESILADEEHHIDYLDTQLDLIEKLGEPLYIAQQIEQPSSVD
- a CDS encoding (2Fe-2S)-binding protein codes for the protein MYICSCFGITEQQVRQHADDGRRTPRQIASACKAGTDCGSCVKRIQAVLGRGAGRAATPAAAPAVVRPAVPVVPAAMAEAGDVRAA
- a CDS encoding thiazole synthase, which codes for MTADTRPDGVPDAAPRRARLPRAAEERGSATLASITTTSTTLARPVDPLRIGDAVFSSRLIMGTGGAPSLEVLEQALLASGTELTTVAMRRLDPATKGSVLSVLARHGIRALPNTAGCYTAGEAVLTARLAREALGTDWVKLEVIADEHTLLPDPVELLEAAETLVDDGFTVLPYTSDDPVLARKLEDVGCAAVMPLGSPIGSGLGIRNPHNFQLITERAGVPVILDAGAGTASDAAQAMELGCAAVMLASAVTRARHPALMAAAMRDAVTAGRLAHRAGRIPRRHHALPSSPAAGTASFDPEAPAF
- the thiS gene encoding sulfur carrier protein ThiS; its protein translation is MTITVLLNGEERRLAAPCGLDALVATLTAARSGVAAALNETVVPRTRWAATELSDGDRVEILTAVQGG